A part of Caloenas nicobarica isolate bCalNic1 chromosome 10, bCalNic1.hap1, whole genome shotgun sequence genomic DNA contains:
- the LOC135992488 gene encoding zona pellucida sperm-binding protein 3-like encodes MGSGGGLSAALFCWVLVEAASYSPWGLPQRDSGVLRVRGDSSWSRPRVPSFSQPSPWAWVDVSQLQAAAPLHPVAVQCQEAQVVVTVHRDLFGTGRLVKAVDLTLGSAACLPLARDVAESVVTFVVGLHECGSTLQMTPDSLIYKTILSYKPTPSGNPVIVRTNAAVVPIECHYPRKGNVSSKAIKPTWAPFRSTLSAEEKLMFSLRLMNDDWSTERLSNGFQLGESLHLQADVASGDHVPLRLFVDDCVATLSPDRSSSPRYALIDLSGCLVDGRSDDTTSTFISPRPRQETLQFTVDAFKFAGDHGNLIYITCHLKVSPADQAPNPLNKACSFNKASSLWAPVEGTGDICSCCETSSCPLYGGYPGRTNPLARWPARRSKRDISSKQGGSSRAAEAEVSVGPLLILDSAQGLRSSSGGLVPAGKTPHGAAEGLPMLVQVVLLTAATVLSLTALGLFLGCREM; translated from the exons ATGGGGTCTGGAGGCGGGTTAAGtgcagctctgttctgctggGTGCTGGTTGAGGCAGCATCTTACAGTCCATGGGGTTTGCCCCAAAGGGACTCGGGGGTCTTGAGGGTGCGGGGGGACTCCTCTTGGAGCCGGCCCCGtgtcccttccttctcccagccCTCCCCCTGGGCATGGGTGGATGTTTcccagctccaggctgctgctccaTTGCACCCCGTGGCCGTGCAGTGCCAGGAGGCGCAGGTTGTGGTCACCGTACACAGGGACCTCTTTGGTACAGGGCGCCTGGTCAAGGCTGTGGACTTGACCTTGGGCTCGGCTGCCTGCCTCCCTCTGGCCCGGGACGTTGCTGAGAGCGTGGTGACCTTCGTGGTCGGGCTGCATGAGTGTGGCAGCACCTTGCAG ATGACCCCAGACTCCTTGATCTACAAAACAATTTTGTCCTACAAACCTACTCCTTCTGGTAACCCGGTCATTGTAAGGACCAACGCAGCTGTGGTTCCTATTGAGTGTCACTATCCCAG GAAGGGCAATGTGAGCAGCAAAGCCATCAAGCCCACATGGGCTCCCTTCCGCTCCACCCTGTCGGCGGAGGAGAAGCTGATGTTCTCCCTACGTCTCATGAACG ATGACTGGAGCACCGAGAGGCTCTCCAATGGCTTCCAGCTCGGGGAAAGCCTGCACCTCCAGGCTGATGTTGCTTCTGGAGACCATGTACCTCTAAGGCTCTTTGTGGATGACTGTGTTGCTACTCTGAGTCCTGACAGGAGTTCTTCTCCCCGATACGCCTTGATTGACCTCAGCGG GTGCTTGGTGGATGGGAGATCAGATGACACCACTTCAACCTTCATCTCTCCAAGGCCGAGGCAGGAAACACTGCAGTTCACGGTTGATGCATTCAAGTTTGCAGGAGATCACGGAAACTTG atCTACATCACCTGCCACCTGAAGGTCTCCCCAGCTGACCAAGCCCCAAATCCATTGAACAAGGCCTGTTCCTTCAACAAAGCCAGCAGCCT GTGGGCTCCTGTGGAGGGTACTGGAGacatctgcagctgctgtgagaCCAGCAGCTGTCCGTTGTATGGAGGATACCCTGGGAGAACTAACCCTCTGGCCAGATGGCCAGCGAGACGATCCAAGAGAGACATCTCTTCCAAGCAAG GTGGGTCCTCAAGGGCAGCAGAGGCTGAAGTCTCAGTTGGACCGCTATTAATCCTGGATTCAGCTCAGGGATTAAGGAGTTCCTCAGGAGGTCTTGTGCCAGCAGGGAAGACCCCACATg GTGCTGCTGAAGGGCTTCCTATGCTGGTCCAAGTTGTTCTGCTCACAGCAGCCACTGTGCTGAGCTTAACTGCTCTTGGATTGTTTCTTGGGTGCAGAGAAATGTAG
- the INSYN1 gene encoding inhibitory synaptic factor 1, translating into MDTRTCQDRQPCDHPSSSNCSSSRSNCERERIRNRMKMVIGQLEGILQELKEVAKELREVVSQIDRLTSDFEFELEPDDWTTATASSTSSSDKGGGAFELGALDFAASDILSDSWEFCSFLDASTPSDPGDGPEPPRPQPPSSRQPDYRLMNGGIPITNGPRGGGTPDSSSEEAFGGTTAGQKLPHPRPAGTRERVRFSDKVLYHALCCDDDRDGDSTVSLGDDGPEEPGRKVPPSKHPSSGGGGAPARRLTRNSSTQTVADKSTQTVLPYIPAKQKMKNKN; encoded by the exons ATGGACACCCGAACCTGCCAGGACAGGCAGCCCTGTgaccaccccagcagcagcaattgtagcagcagcaggagtaaTTGCGAAAGGGAAAGGATCCGGAATCGGATGAAAATGGTGATCGGGCAACTGGAAGGCATCTTACAGGAGCTCAAGGAGGTCGCCAAGGAGCTCCGGGAG GTGGTGAGCCAGATCGACCGCCTGACGTCCGACTTTGAGTTCGAGCTGGAGCCGGACGACTGGACGACGGCGACGGCCAGCAGCACGTCCAGCAGCGACAAGGGGGGAGGCGCCTTCGAGCTGGGAGCCCTCGACTTCGCCGCCTCCGACATCCTCTCCGACAGCTGGGAATTCTGCTCCTTCCTGGATGCTTCCACCCCTTCCGACCCCGGCGACGGTCCCGAGCCCCCGCGGCCGCAGCCTCCGTCATCTCGCCAGCCCGATTACCGGCTGATGAACGGGGGGATCCCCATCACCAACGgtccccggggcggggggaccccGGATTCCTCCAGCGAGGAAGCGTTCGGCGGCACAACAGCCGGTCAGAAGCTCCCGCATCCCCGGCCGGCCGGCACGCGGGAACGGGTGCGATTCAGCGACAAGGTGCTTTACCACGCTCTGTGCTGCGATGACGACCGGGACGGTGACAGCACGGTGTCCCTGGGGGACGATGGCCCCGAGGAACCCGGGCGGAAGGTGCCACCTTCCAAGCATCCTTCCAGCGGCGGTGGCGGAGCCCCGGCGCGGCGGCTGACGAGGAACAGCAGCACCCAGACTGTAGCCGACAAAAGCACCCAGACGGTGCTGCCTTATATCCCGGccaagcagaaaatgaaaaataaaaactga